A window of Malania oleifera isolate guangnan ecotype guangnan chromosome 2, ASM2987363v1, whole genome shotgun sequence genomic DNA:
TTTCGGGAAACAAAGGTACTGCAATCCAAAAGAATAAAAAGGCACTGCATGTAGGGTGTGgaaattaaagaatggacatgCCATGTTAAACTTTTGTCTACCCCAAAAAAAATAAAGGCAGGCACTGCATTGGTTGTGGCAAATAAAGGAATTAAAGAATGGACATGCCATGTTAAAACTTTGGACTCATTTTAACAGAACAGGATGTGCCAATATTGCACTGCCCCTGCATACTACATATGACAGAATAGAGCAGTTTTCACTGGTACCCAAACAAGCAAGCACCTAAGACAGTACAAAAAATTTTCAGCATTAAAGATGGATTTGACATAGTGCTTGTTTAAAACAGCTTTAAAATGGCCCAAAATAACTTTTTTGGATTCAAGGTTATGCCTATTATTATACTGAAAAGCTTCCTATTTATCTGTTCCAACATAAGCATTCACAACACACGAAACAAATGCACGAATGCATGCAGAGACATCTGAAAAGCTTCCTCATTGACTCTATCACTGAGGGAAGACAACATAAAATTTGAAATGGTTTTTTAAAGATCCAATTTAATTATCATCAAGTTTCATTGAGAATCACAGCTACtgcaatttaaaaaaaagttaCAAGGTTCAGGAGTAGATTTAATACACATACCAAAGTAGCAAACATAGTACTTCTTAAGATAGCCGGGCATCTCAAATCCTAACCACAGTGGGTGAAGAATCTGGCTGCCCCACTGATGAGGACTTCGACACATCGATTATTGCTGGAGCTTCTTCCAAGCAACTTTGGGTATCATCGCTGTTCATTCCGATTGTCATCTTCTCCACTTCCTCTCGAGTATATATGTGGATCTTGGATACCACGTTACAAAACTCACTGCCCAACAAGTTATGAATCAGTATCAGAAAAAAATTTCAGGAGTACCTAAAAGAATCACTATAAGGCAAGTCTAGAATAGCATTATTTTCTGCCACAGAGGTTGTGCCAATAACCATTTCCTACAGAAACCCCAACATCAAATTTTCTTTTTGATACAAGAAGCTAGTTCAAATTATAAGACACTTACTTCCATGGCTCATCCCCAACAGCAATCACATCATTCTCACTATCTGTGTACAAGATCCGCCATCCCTTATGAGGGTCATGCAAAAGGCCGTCCATGCTAAAAAGCCGCTCTAGTTCACTCAGCAAGTCATCATAGCCGTTTAGTCTTGACAGATCGATAGCTCTTCCCACCAAGTTGCCTTGCTTGTGGACCTTCACTCAATTCATGCAACTTCAGTGgcagaagaaatcaaaaataagTGAAACTGAAGTTTTAACTTTTCCGTTTTTGCAGCTTACCTTCGTGCAACTCCTTTTACTGGAACTTTGCGGGTTTTGAGGGGCTTCTCCAGTCAAGGAGAATCCAAACAATTTGCAGCCAGCCATGGTCCCATTAAAGGCATCATCTTTCTGATTTTTCAGATTTGCCCCTAAAGTGGGAGGAGCATATAAATTTTCCAATGACTTCTGCTCGTTTGGTAGATTTGGCTTTCTAACTTCATCCCTGATAATCCCACCGGCAACAGAAGGCATGCTGCTGAATGGAATGTTTTCTCTAGGGAAACTAGTTGTATAAGAGGGCAATACAGGATCTTGGCCAGCTTTGTAAATGTTGTTGTGCGGAACATACATGTCTCTAACACCTTCTGAAGCTAGTGGGTAGAAATTGGGTTTGGATCCTTGATACATGTTAAGAAAATGGCAACTGAGATCATGTTTTCCCCAAGAGCTTAGGTTGAAATTGCCCTTTCCTGTCAGGGATCTCAAGGGGCATATTTCTTGACCTTGCAAGACCTTAGGGAATCTATCAGATTCCACAAAGCCTGTGTAATTAGTGGGCTGAACCCTCATATAGTCACTAATATTTTTCCTTTGTAATCCATTTGATGCAAGACTCTGATGTGCTGGGGATTGCATATCAAAATCCAGCGAGCGGTTTATCTTATCACGCCCATATAGCGGTGATACAAAACCTGCATTTTCTTGACCTTGCAAGACCTTAGAGGATCTAACAGAATCCTCAAAGTCCAAAAACCCACCCCCTCCTGCTGCAATAAAATTAAGATTTTAGAGCTGCATGAACAATGGAAATAAAGCATAGAATGCTACATTAAATATCTTCATAAGAAGATTTTGTACCAGATACGGGATTGTTGGGCGGAGTTGGCTGCAAACTGGTGCGCAGCTTTTTCAGCCTTGGCGAGGATTGGATGCTCAAGGGAGGGATAGATACAGAAGGATCAATCTCCCATGGGGACACTCGTTCTTGATGATCACTGACAATATCTTCATCCCACCTGACCTGTCAGAGACGTGAAGGCAGTGGGATTGACATCAGAAGATGAAAAATCATGGACTTAAATAACTCAACCTGTCCGCTCTTAAAATGCAAAGAAAACATAGAAAATTATATGCGAAGATCTGAAAGGAGAGACTTGTTTGATGGGGTCTGCTAAGACGATCTATGCCAAAAAAATTTGTCCATCAGGATGCTCATAACAATCAAAACGTACAAGTGCTGTTCTGAAAGTCACTACCCGCAAAACAGAAAaggggaaaaataaaaaaaggaaggaaaaagagGATAGATGTTATGTAAGAATTGGATCATTATATGCAAAGGATGCTTCGTGGAATTCATCATTGCTTGTTTAGCCTCATGTGTGATGTCAATTGACCATCTTCCAATCTATTTTTTATGTCGTCAATTGTCATAGGGAGTTGTGATTCGAACCTATCCAATTCTCATTGGAAAGAGGCTAACAAGCTGACAGTTTTATAACACCAAATCTTTCTAGCCTCTATGCATAGCTCCACTAGGCAGAACTTGACATGTAATCATTGAAAAATGGATTTGTGTTGTGTGTCAAGATCCTACATAGTAGGGTTATAAAGTGGGATTATGTAGCATTGCTGGTTTCGTTAATAGCCTTTAGTATTGCATAAACAATTTTTATCAGGAACCAAGAGGagaaaaatagatgttttactaaCAAAACACAGAAGAAAGAAAAGTGCAGCATCAAACCTGTAAAacaaccaaaaatgaaaaaaaatggtagcaGGGAGACATAAATAAGGGAATATGTGCACTTCAATTAATGGCTCAAAGTTTGGAATATTACTGTCATATAAAGCAAAATTAATAATCTAACCATCAAGCATCTCCACTTTGAGTTTGGCCATCGAAAAAGATCCACATCACCTATCCCAGTCACTAAACCACTGCACCTGAAAGACAGTGGTAAGAATTTATGTTTGAAGAAGAAAATCATTCTGAGAAAAACATGATTTGGTCAAGGCATTTATCAAAATGTCAGACCTTCTTTCTGGAGAATCATCCATTTCTAGTCTCATTTTGAATCTTGTTCCAATGGATATCGGATTGGTAATGCTCTTCATAAATTTTTGGTAAGGTATGACAAATTCCGCATGGCTTGCCCTGCATttcagaaaattttgaaaacGTTACCAACTTTTACCATGCAGTTATATGTCTCACCAAAGATGCACAAACTTCCAAGAATCAATGAAATGCAATACAGACTTCTCCAATGCATATACATACCATTCAAACTTCGGAAGCCCCCTAGAAGTTCAACAATTTGATGTCATGGATTTCTTGTATATATGGTGGTGGTGGGTTCAAAACAAAACTGCTTATAAATCTATTGCAGGGAAAGAATGAAGTCTTTAATGATTGACGAACATGTCTCATGTGCTGGTGCTTCTATGATATATTTCAAGTTCACCACCTTTCAAGCAATGCACGATAAGATTGGCCACCCCACTGGCATGAATAGTGTCTATTGTCAGTTAGGGGTTTGAATCCCATCCCATTACCTTGTGGAGGTAGGAACTAAGGGGGAAGCCAGTGGCCAGCCACCTGGTGGATTAGTCAGGTTCCGAAGGGACTCAGACACCACTgtcagaaaaaaagaaaaaagggatttTTGTCATAGTAAAATTTATTCTAATGCAAATGTGAAATTCACATATTTGCTTTTTCTTTGTTATCTAATTTTAGAATCGAGGCACATTTCCAGTTTACACACAGATAACTAACCAAAGATTTACCGATGGTTTTAGTCACCACGCTCATACCCTCATAGTTTGACCAATTCAAAATCAAGAACTATAGCTATGTCACGTAGGTATGCACATAACACATGTAAGGGATTTCACCATTCAAATGAATATGAGGTCTAGAAGAGCCTATCTCCTGAATTAAGTTATGTGTGAGAAGTTGTTTAAGGATGAGGAGTGCCGCCCTTATGAATTCCTTATAAACCATGGAGTAGGCATGAACTTCTGAAAAGTTGATTTTTAACCAATCCcctgttaatttttttttctggcTCAATCAAGAGGGGAtgcaataacaatataaaatgaatgaactaaaattgaaaaataacaaaaaacacctacttttattaaaaaaaacaactAAATGATTCTACTTGTACAAAAAAAGTACATACAATTCTGCCCATCAGTAAATCCAAGTACCAGTTGACATCTTTCCTCAAATATAACTTGCAAACTTAAGCACAAGTGATAACTTGGATCCTGGATTTGGAAAAGTTGAAGGATGCAACACTACATTACACCATTTTTTATCTAAGTTACTCCTACTTTGAGACAAAAAGAAATCACCATGTTGTAATGGTCAAGGACAACTTTTCATGTGCGCTTCTTCTCTTATAGTTGTACGAAATTGCCACTCTATTTGTAATTAATGTatgtgttaaagcttgatatacattgttggcccataacctaacaacttaagcacTTAAGTAAAGTGGTAaactaacatggtatcagagctggttactaggaggtcctagGCTCTAGTCTTGTTTCCTGCATTCATTATGtgatgtttaaaaaaattattgtgttccctatcatgggtgttatgatcatgtgtttatctctccatgtgctattGGGCAGCACTTGCGGGGGAATGCTAAagcttgacatacattgttggcccacaacctaagagcttaagcttttaggtaaagtgttaATCTAACAGTATGCATGCCAAGTGTCCATATAAGTTGTTCGTAGAAACTAGTGGAAGCATTCCATGTGTGTCCACGGAAGTTGTTTGGAGGAATTCATTGTAGCATGCATCCGTCTATGGAAGTGATTTGGAGGAAATAACTACCACCAGTTGCAGGCACACTTGAGAGTG
This region includes:
- the LOC131147915 gene encoding auxin response factor 4 isoform X2 — encoded protein: METGMKRVTEVENACCNGDCDKGGCVHCLSSSSSSSSSSNSSSSPAASSIYLELWHACAGPLTSLPKKGNVVVYFPQGHLEQAASSSPFPPMEMPTCDLQPQIFCRVVNVQLLANKENDEVYTQVTLLPQPEMMELNLEGKGAEGVGLDEEGVGGLTPKSTPHMFCKTLTASDTSTHGGFSVPRRAAEDCFPPLDYEQQRPSQELVAKDLHGVEWKFRHIYRGQPRRHLLTTGWSIFVNQKNLVSGDAVLFLRGEGGELRLGIRRAVRPRNGLPDSIVGNQNSHPNVLSLVANAISTRSMFHVFYSPRASHAEFVIPYQKFMKSITNPISIGTRFKMRLEMDDSPERRCSGLVTGIGDVDLFRWPNSKWRCLMVRWDEDIVSDHQERVSPWEIDPSVSIPPLSIQSSPRLKKLRTSLQPTPPNNPVSAGGGGFLDFEDSVRSSKVLQGQENAGFVSPLYGRDKINRSLDFDMQSPAHQSLASNGLQRKNISDYMRVQPTNYTGFVESDRFPKVLQGQEICPLRSLTGKGNFNLSSWGKHDLSCHFLNMYQGSKPNFYPLASEGVRDMYVPHNNIYKAGQDPVLPSYTTSFPRENIPFSSMPSVAGGIIRDEVRKPNLPNEQKSLENLYAPPTLGANLKNQKDDAFNGTMAGCKLFGFSLTGEAPQNPQSSSKRSCTKVHKQGNLVGRAIDLSRLNGYDDLLSELERLFSMDGLLHDPHKGWRILYTDSENDVIAVGDEPWNEFCNVVSKIHIYTREEVEKMTIGMNSDDTQSCLEEAPAIIDVSKSSSVGQPDSSPTVVRI
- the LOC131147915 gene encoding auxin response factor 4 isoform X7, with the translated sequence MTEVENACCNGDCDKGGCVHCLSSSSSSSSSSNSSSSPAASSIYLELWHACAGPLTSLPKKGNVVVYFPQGHLEQAASSSPFPPMEMPTCDLQPQIFCRVVNVQLLANKENDEVYTQVTLLPQPEMMELNLEGKGAEGVGLDEEGVGGLTPKSTPHMFCKTLTASDTSTHGGFSVPRRAAEDCFPPLDYEQQRPSQELVAKDLHGVEWKFRHIYRGQPRRHLLTTGWSIFVNQKNLVSGDAVLFLRGEGGELRLGIRRAVRPRNGLPDSIVGNQNSHPNVLSLVANAISTRSMFHVFYSPRASHAEFVIPYQKFMKSITNPISIGTRFKMRLEMDDSPERRCSGLVTGIGDVDLFRWPNSKWRCLMVRWDEDIVSDHQERVSPWEIDPSVSIPPLSIQSSPRLKKLRTSLQPTPPNNPVSAGGGGFLDFEDSVRSSKVLQGQENAGFVSPLYGRDKINRSLDFDMQSPAHQSLASNGLQRKNISDYMRVQPTNYTGFVESDRFPKVLQGQEICPLRSLTGKGNFNLSSWGKHDLSCHFLNMYQGSKPNFYPLASEGVRDMYVPHNNIYKAGQDPVLPSYTTSFPRENIPFSSMPSVAGGIIRDEVRKPNLPNEQKSLENLYAPPTLGANLKNQKDDAFNGTMAGCKLFGFSLTGEAPQNPQSSSKRSCTKVHKQGNLVGRAIDLSRLNGYDDLLSELERLFSMDGLLHDPHKGWRILYTDSENDVIAVGDEPWNEFCNVVSKIHIYTREEVEKMTIGMNSDDTQSCLEEAPAIIDVSKSSSVGQPDSSPTVVRI
- the LOC131147915 gene encoding auxin response factor 4 isoform X1, whose translation is MEIDLNHAVTEVENACCNGDCDKGGCVHCLSSSSSSSSSSNSSSSPAASSIYLELWHACAGPLTSLPKKGNVVVYFPQGHLEQAASSSPFPPMEMPTCDLQPQIFCRVVNVQLLANKENDEVYTQVTLLPQPEMMELNLEGKGAEGVGLDEEGVGGLTPKSTPHMFCKTLTASDTSTHGGFSVPRRAAEDCFPPLDYEQQRPSQELVAKDLHGVEWKFRHIYRGQPRRHLLTTGWSIFVNQKNLVSGDAVLFLRGEGGELRLGIRRAVRPRNGLPDSIVGNQNSHPNVLSLVANAISTRSMFHVFYSPRASHAEFVIPYQKFMKSITNPISIGTRFKMRLEMDDSPERRCSGLVTGIGDVDLFRWPNSKWRCLMVRWDEDIVSDHQERVSPWEIDPSVSIPPLSIQSSPRLKKLRTSLQPTPPNNPVSAGGGGFLDFEDSVRSSKVLQGQENAGFVSPLYGRDKINRSLDFDMQSPAHQSLASNGLQRKNISDYMRVQPTNYTGFVESDRFPKVLQGQEICPLRSLTGKGNFNLSSWGKHDLSCHFLNMYQGSKPNFYPLASEGVRDMYVPHNNIYKAGQDPVLPSYTTSFPRENIPFSSMPSVAGGIIRDEVRKPNLPNEQKSLENLYAPPTLGANLKNQKDDAFNGTMAGCKLFGFSLTGEAPQNPQSSSKRSCTKVHKQGNLVGRAIDLSRLNGYDDLLSELERLFSMDGLLHDPHKGWRILYTDSENDVIAVGDEPWNEFCNVVSKIHIYTREEVEKMTIGMNSDDTQSCLEEAPAIIDVSKSSSVGQPDSSPTVVRI
- the LOC131147915 gene encoding auxin response factor 4 isoform X5 — translated: METGMKRVTEVENACCNGDCDKGGCVHCLSSSSSSSSSSNSSSSPAASSIYLELWHACAGPLTSLPKKGNVVVYFPQGHLEQAASSSPFPPMEMPTCDLQPQIFCRVVNVQLLANKENDEVYTQVTLLPQPEMMELNLEGKGAEGVGLDEEGVGGLTPKSTPHMFCKTLTASDTSTHGGFSVPRRAAEDCFPPLDYEQQRPSQELVAKDLHGVEWKFRHIYRGQPRRHLLTTGWSIFVNQKNLVSGDAVLFLRGEGGELRLGIRRAVRPRNGLPDSIVGNQNSHPNVLSLVANAISTRSMFHVFYSPRASHAEFVIPYQKFMKSITNPISIGTRFKMRLEMDDSPERRCSGLVTGIGDVDLFRWPNSKWRCLMVRWDEDIVSDHQERVSPWEIDPSVSIPPLSIQSSPRLKKLRTSLQPTPPNNPVSGGGGFLDFEDSVRSSKVLQGQENAGFVSPLYGRDKINRSLDFDMQSPAHQSLASNGLQRKNISDYMRVQPTNYTGFVESDRFPKVLQGQEICPLRSLTGKGNFNLSSWGKHDLSCHFLNMYQGSKPNFYPLASEGVRDMYVPHNNIYKAGQDPVLPSYTTSFPRENIPFSSMPSVAGGIIRDEVRKPNLPNEQKSLENLYAPPTLGANLKNQKDDAFNGTMAGCKLFGFSLTGEAPQNPQSSSKRSCTKVHKQGNLVGRAIDLSRLNGYDDLLSELERLFSMDGLLHDPHKGWRILYTDSENDVIAVGDEPWNEFCNVVSKIHIYTREEVEKMTIGMNSDDTQSCLEEAPAIIDVSKSSSVGQPDSSPTVVRI
- the LOC131147915 gene encoding auxin response factor 4 isoform X6, whose protein sequence is MEIDLNHAVTEVENACCNGDCDKGGCVHCLSSSSSSSSSSNSSSSPAASSIYLELWHACAGPLTSLPKKGNVVVYFPQGHLEQAASSSPFPPMEMPTCDLQPQIFCRVVNVQLLANKENDEVYTQVTLLPQPEMMELNLEGKGAEGVGLDEEGVGGLTPKSTPHMFCKTLTASDTSTHGGFSVPRRAAEDCFPPLDYEQQRPSQELVAKDLHGVEWKFRHIYRGQPRRHLLTTGWSIFVNQKNLVSGDAVLFLRGEGGELRLGIRRAVRPRNGLPDSIVGNQNSHPNVLSLVANAISTRSMFHVFYSPRASHAEFVIPYQKFMKSITNPISIGTRFKMRLEMDDSPERSGLVTGIGDVDLFRWPNSKWRCLMVRWDEDIVSDHQERVSPWEIDPSVSIPPLSIQSSPRLKKLRTSLQPTPPNNPVSGGGGFLDFEDSVRSSKVLQGQENAGFVSPLYGRDKINRSLDFDMQSPAHQSLASNGLQRKNISDYMRVQPTNYTGFVESDRFPKVLQGQEICPLRSLTGKGNFNLSSWGKHDLSCHFLNMYQGSKPNFYPLASEGVRDMYVPHNNIYKAGQDPVLPSYTTSFPRENIPFSSMPSVAGGIIRDEVRKPNLPNEQKSLENLYAPPTLGANLKNQKDDAFNGTMAGCKLFGFSLTGEAPQNPQSSSKRSCTKVHKQGNLVGRAIDLSRLNGYDDLLSELERLFSMDGLLHDPHKGWRILYTDSENDVIAVGDEPWNEFCNVVSKIHIYTREEVEKMTIGMNSDDTQSCLEEAPAIIDVSKSSSVGQPDSSPTVVRI
- the LOC131147915 gene encoding auxin response factor 4 isoform X3; amino-acid sequence: MEIDLNHAVTEVENACCNGDCDKGGCVHCLSSSSSSSSSSNSSSSPAASSIYLELWHACAGPLTSLPKKGNVVVYFPQGHLEQAASSSPFPPMEMPTCDLQPQIFCRVVNVQLLANKENDEVYTQVTLLPQPEMMELNLEGKGAEGVGLDEEGVGGLTPKSTPHMFCKTLTASDTSTHGGFSVPRRAAEDCFPPLDYEQQRPSQELVAKDLHGVEWKFRHIYRGQPRRHLLTTGWSIFVNQKNLVSGDAVLFLRGEGGELRLGIRRAVRPRNGLPDSIVGNQNSHPNVLSLVANAISTRSMFHVFYSPRASHAEFVIPYQKFMKSITNPISIGTRFKMRLEMDDSPERRCSGLVTGIGDVDLFRWPNSKWRCLMVRWDEDIVSDHQERVSPWEIDPSVSIPPLSIQSSPRLKKLRTSLQPTPPNNPVSGGGGFLDFEDSVRSSKVLQGQENAGFVSPLYGRDKINRSLDFDMQSPAHQSLASNGLQRKNISDYMRVQPTNYTGFVESDRFPKVLQGQEICPLRSLTGKGNFNLSSWGKHDLSCHFLNMYQGSKPNFYPLASEGVRDMYVPHNNIYKAGQDPVLPSYTTSFPRENIPFSSMPSVAGGIIRDEVRKPNLPNEQKSLENLYAPPTLGANLKNQKDDAFNGTMAGCKLFGFSLTGEAPQNPQSSSKRSCTKVHKQGNLVGRAIDLSRLNGYDDLLSELERLFSMDGLLHDPHKGWRILYTDSENDVIAVGDEPWNEFCNVVSKIHIYTREEVEKMTIGMNSDDTQSCLEEAPAIIDVSKSSSVGQPDSSPTVVRI
- the LOC131147915 gene encoding auxin response factor 4 isoform X4; this translates as MEIDLNHAVTEVENACCNGDCDKGGCVHCLSSSSSSSSSSNSSSSPAASSIYLELWHACAGPLTSLPKKGNVVVYFPQGHLEQAASSSPFPPMEMPTCDLQPQIFCRVVNVQLLANKENDEVYTQVTLLPQPEMMELNLEGKGAEGVGLDEEGVGGLTPKSTPHMFCKTLTASDTSTHGGFSVPRRAAEDCFPPLDYEQQRPSQELVAKDLHGVEWKFRHIYRGQPRRHLLTTGWSIFVNQKNLVSGDAVLFLRGEGGELRLGIRRAVRPRNGLPDSIVGNQNSHPNVLSLVANAISTRSMFHVFYSPRASHAEFVIPYQKFMKSITNPISIGTRFKMRLEMDDSPERSGLVTGIGDVDLFRWPNSKWRCLMVRWDEDIVSDHQERVSPWEIDPSVSIPPLSIQSSPRLKKLRTSLQPTPPNNPVSAGGGGFLDFEDSVRSSKVLQGQENAGFVSPLYGRDKINRSLDFDMQSPAHQSLASNGLQRKNISDYMRVQPTNYTGFVESDRFPKVLQGQEICPLRSLTGKGNFNLSSWGKHDLSCHFLNMYQGSKPNFYPLASEGVRDMYVPHNNIYKAGQDPVLPSYTTSFPRENIPFSSMPSVAGGIIRDEVRKPNLPNEQKSLENLYAPPTLGANLKNQKDDAFNGTMAGCKLFGFSLTGEAPQNPQSSSKRSCTKVHKQGNLVGRAIDLSRLNGYDDLLSELERLFSMDGLLHDPHKGWRILYTDSENDVIAVGDEPWNEFCNVVSKIHIYTREEVEKMTIGMNSDDTQSCLEEAPAIIDVSKSSSVGQPDSSPTVVRI